The following coding sequences are from one Ornithodoros turicata isolate Travis chromosome 1, ASM3712646v1, whole genome shotgun sequence window:
- the LOC135377466 gene encoding uncharacterized protein LOC135377466: protein MADSSDATMTSSQEEENTTDVSENSRKRKRLSAVLDKLATQVEKRGNSDDDRSLPLASDNASHEDDQDDDDEDDDDTLSSHSSISTAGKPSSPEDSSEHRRGSRSKEGTDSAFNVQIQRGLDDTNVRVSSSHTVLPSPLPHASGRSKAQTPPTKRPAFHEDRVSSSADSKSDIGDDEECSPAKCRRNGLFTPPTSDSASASTGIGSGERESHRGIPSPEEHDNDDENASFLNGSDDLFVADPAPKVASPLPFLESQSARPLTKLTSKHQSHAVPPPTFPICNCRHCRLLAGQAASGRFAGHPPPLIIPWDDIHHERSFLDGLKLLPSSPVSPLTPVSPVPGALDHVLQMHLLPDMIRRRSNSDSDMHQWEAATPVPVRRGAQVNCPEANFRTNSGRRGNPPKLLRISQVLSKSGSLESDPSTPQDSPLDLSVKYDSSSPRLHSMSPFGMDVVSSHDMFPRIPLLPYDNTVLGLPGERSKGRTIPSDKRESFRKTPTSTTDPHRPEKTPRKSRSSSGSSEQNAKNNKNHRGYVCPVCGQMFSQYDRLAKHMASSRHKTKLPVNGQPPSGANSLPASADASSTTKAYVCEVCKRSFARSDMLTRHTRLHTGIKPYTCKVCGQVFSRSDHLSTHQRTHTGEKPYKCPLCPYAACRRDMITRHMRTHSRYDLPDSSSSLEEDSPKSVENSQGRDTPKLSALQNSDSTTGSPPKVKLEVDAVTTR from the coding sequence ATGGCCGACAGCAGCGACGCCACCATGACAAGCAGTCAGGAAGAAGAGAATACGACTGACGTCTCCGAGAATTCGCGCAAGAGGAAGCGGCTGAGCGCTGTCCTGGACAAGCTGGCCACCCAGGTCGAGAAACGTGGAAATTCTGACGACGATCGCAGCCTTCCCCTTGCCTCGGACAACGCCTCCCATGAAGACGATCAAGATGATGACGACGAAGACGACGATGACACCTTAAGCAGCCACAGTTCCATAAGCACAGCGGGAAAACCGTCGTCACCCGAAGACAGTTCAGAGCATAGGCGAGGCTCCCGCTCAAAGGAAGGAACAGACTCCGCGTTCAACGTACAAATTCAGCGCGGTCTCGACGACACGAACGTTAGGGTTTCTTCCAGCCACACTGTTCTTCCATCTCCTCTTCCGCATGCAAGTGGTCGAAGCAAGGCGCAAACTCCTCCAACAAAAAGACCTGCGTTCCACGAAGACCGCGTGTCGTCCTCAGCTGACAGCAAAAGTGACATTGGCGACGATGAAGAGTGCTcgcctgctaagtgtcgtcGAAATGGGTTATTCACTCCTCCTACGTCAGACTCTGCCTCGGCTAGCACAGGAATAGGGAGTGGAGAACGGGAATCCCACCGCGGCATTCCGAGCCCCgaggaacacgacaacgacGATGAAAACGCATCTTTTCTTAATGGCAGTGACGACCTGTTCGTGGCCGACCCAGCACCAAAGGTGGCATCTCCACTTCCTTTCTTAGAGTCGCAAAGTGCACGTCCTCTTACCAAACTGACGTCGAAGCACCAGTCGCACGCAGTCCCGCCTCCAACATTCCCCATTTGCAACTGCCGTCACTGTAGGCTGCTAGCGGGTCAAGCAGCCTCGGGACGATTCGCAGGGCATCCCCCACCTCTCATCATTCCTTGGGACGACATTCACCACGAGCGGAGCTTTCTGGACGGCCTAAAGCTGCTGCCTTCTTCCCCGGTTTCACCGCTCACCCCCGTGTCTCCTGTGCCCGGAGCGTTGGACCACGTTCTGCAAATGCACCTGCTACCTGACATGATCAGGAGAAGAAGCAACTCCGACTCCGACATGCATCAGTGGGAGGCAGCAACACCAGTGCCTGTGCGTCGTGGTGCTCAAGTAAACTGCCCGGAAGCTAACTTTAGGACAAACAGTGGCCGCCGGGGCAACCCGCCAAAACTATTGAGAATTTCCCAAGTGCTCAGCAAATCCGGTAGCCTCGAGTCAGATCCGTCCACTCCTCAGGACTCTCCTCTTGATCTCTCTGTAAAGTACGATTCCAGTAGCCCCCGGTTGCACAGTATGTCTCCCTTTGGCATGGACGTCGTCTCGTCTCACGACATGTTCCCCAGGATACCGCTCCTACCCTACGACAACACGGTTCTCGGTTTGCCTGGCGAAAGGAGTAAGGGCAGGACAATACCTTCGGACAAGCGAGAATCATTCCGAAAAACACCAACGTCAACAACCGATCCCCACCGTCCCGAGAAAACACCACGGAAGAGCCGATCTTCCTCCGGGTCTTCTGAACAAAACgccaagaacaacaaaaaccaCCGTGGATACGTGTGCCCTGTTTGTGGTCAGATGTTTTCGCAGTACGACCGTCTGGCTAAACACATGGCGTCGTCACGGCACAAGACCAAGTTGCCTGTGAACGGGCAGCCTCCTAGCGGAGCCAACAGCTTACCAGCGAGCGCGGACGCTTCGTCCACCACGAAAGCCTACGTGTGTGAGGTCTGCAAGCGATCCTTCGCACGAAGTGATATGTTAACGCGGCACACGCGTTTACACACGGGTATCAAGCCTTACACTTGCAAGGTGTGCGGACAAGTGTTCAGTCGAAGTGACCATTTGAGTACACACCAAAGGACTCACACGGGTGAAAAGCCGTACAAATGTCCATTGTGTCCGTACGCTGCCTGTCGGCGGGACATGATCACGAGGCACATGCGAACGCACTCTCGTTACGACTTACCCGACAGCAGCTCCAGCCTGGAGGAAGACTCGCCAAAAAGTGTGGAGAACTCTCAGGGTCGGGACACACCAAAATTGAGTGCCTTACAGAACTCGGACTCAACCACGGGTAGTCCACCTAAAGTGAAGCTGGAAGTGGACGCCGTCACAACGCGCTGA